One Narcine bancroftii isolate sNarBan1 chromosome 3, sNarBan1.hap1, whole genome shotgun sequence DNA window includes the following coding sequences:
- the LOC138758357 gene encoding uncharacterized abhydrolase domain-containing protein DDB_G0269086-like, translating into MEKVPEPASMEDKDQAVTPAEAEEEEGKPEEAAKEEAEPKEAAKEEAVPEEAEEAVKEEAEPEEAAKEETAPEEAEPKKAAKEAEPEEAAKEEAETEEAVKEEAVPEEAVKEETAPEEAEPEEAAKEAEPEEAAKEEAVPEEAEEAVKEEAEPEEAAKEETAPEEAEPKEAAKEAEPEEAAKEEAETEEAVKEEAVPEEAVKEETAPEEAEPEEAVKEEAVPEEAAKEAEPEEAAKEEAVPEEAVKEEAVPEEAVKEEAVPEEAVKEEAVPEEAVKEEEGQTCPKPQPSEDSTGEKAKPAHEEKADKTTLTGGTCAKPTPEDRTKQKTEQADENTCGKQQPEENRSEKAKATQGAPCSTANLATATVGGCKFKPPADSCSTNNEAAPGSPCEKANPARPCDCQFKSADVSSPAAINSRGKSKPTQCWGTEQPAEICACGKPKAAAAKTCGSSPRGICGSKPVGKTCGKPRQ; encoded by the coding sequence ATGGAGAAGGTGCCAGagccagcatccatggaagaCAAGGACCAGGCAGTAACACCTGctgaagcagaggaagaggaggggaaACCTGAGGAGGCAGCGAAAGAGGAGGCAGAGCCCAAGGAAGCAGCGAAGGAAGAGGCAGTGCCTGAGGAAGCGGAGGAAGCAGTGAAAGAGGAAGCAGAGCCTGAGGAAGCAGCGAAAGAGGAGACAGCGCCTGAGGAAGCAGAGCCCAAGAAAGCAGCGAAAGAGGCTGAGCCCGAGGAAGCAGCGAAGGAGGAGGCAGAGACTGAGGAAGCAGTAAAAGAGGAGGCAGTGCCCGAGGAAGCAGTGAAAGAGGAGACAGCACCTGAGGAAGCAGAGCCCGAGGAAGCAGCGAAAGAGGCAGAGCCCGAGGAAGCAGCGAAGGAGGAGGCAGTGCCCGAGGAAGCAGAGGAAGCAGTGAAAGAGGAAGCAGAGCCTGAGGAAGCAGCGAAAGAGGAGACAGCGCCTGAGGAAGCAGAGCCCAAGGAAGCAGCGAAAGAGGCTGAGCCCGAGGAAGCAGCGAAGGAGGAGGCAGAGACTGAGGAAGCAGTAAAAGAGGAGGCAGTGCCCGAGGAAGCAGTGAAAGAGGAGACAGCACCTGAGGAAGCAGAGCCCGAGGAAGCAGTGAAAGAGGAGGCAGTGCCCGAGGAAGCAGCGAAAGAGGCAGAGCCCGAGGAAGCAGCGAAGGAGGAGGCAGTGCCCGAGGAAGCAGTGAAAGAGGAGGCAGTGCCCGAGGAAGCAGTGAAAGAGGAGGCAGTGCCCGAGGAAGCAGTGAAAGAGGAGGCAGTGCCCGAGGAAGCAGTGAAAGAGGAGGAAGGGCAAACGTGTCCAAAACCACAGCCATCAGAAGACAGCACTGGTGAGAAAGCAAAGCCAGCACACGAGGAAAAAGCTGATAAAACTACACTGACAGGAGGCACTTGTGCAAAACCTACACCAGAAGACAGAACGAAACAAAAAACAGAACAAGCAGACGAAAATACCTGTGGAAAGCAACAACCAGAAGAGAATAGGAGTGAGAAAGCAAAGGCAACCCAAGGTGCTCCCTGTTCTACAGCAAATCTTGCTACAGCTACAGTTGGAGGCTGTAAATTCAAACCACCTGCAGACAGCTGTTCTACAAACAATGAGGCAGCTCCAGGCAGTCCCTGTGAAAAAGCAAACCCAGCAAGACCCTGTGACTGTCAATTCAAATCAGCAGACGTCAGCTCCCCAGCTGCCATTAACTCCAGGGGAAAATCAAAACCTACCCAATGCTGGGGAACTGAGCAGCCAGCAGAAATCTGTGCCTGTGGAAAACCAAAGGCAGCTGCAGCCAAAACCTGTGGAAGTTCACCCAGAGGCATTTGTGGCTCCAAACCAGTGGGCAAAACTTGTGGGAAACCAAGACAATAG